Genomic window (Jeotgalibacillus haloalkalitolerans):
CCTTTTAATTTTGCCTTAATACGATCGTGGTTGTAATAATAAATATACTTCTCTAATTCCTGTCTGAAGTGCTCCATACTCTCAAATTCTTCTAAATAAAGTAGCTCACTCTTTAATAAGCCAAAGAA
Coding sequences:
- a CDS encoding IS3 family transposase — its product is FFGLLKSELLYLEEFESMEHFRQELEKYIYYYNHDRIKAKLKGKSPVQYRILAQQAA